A window of Blastomonas sp. SL216 contains these coding sequences:
- a CDS encoding phosphate-starvation-inducible PsiE family protein, translating to MADPADPVTDPGATPRLAADTLAVRGFQLIEHVLLVLVALMTLFAAGVEVWGIIAARTISLADILLMFLYTEVIGMIAVFYTGTGSPFVYPIFIAITALARLIVLQGKDMAPDKILFEAGAILLLAVAAVILTRAGRA from the coding sequence ATGGCAGACCCGGCCGATCCTGTAACCGACCCTGGCGCAACGCCCCGGCTTGCTGCCGACACCCTGGCGGTGCGCGGGTTCCAGCTGATCGAACACGTTCTGCTGGTGCTGGTGGCGCTGATGACATTGTTCGCGGCGGGGGTGGAGGTCTGGGGCATCATCGCCGCCCGCACGATCTCGCTGGCCGACATCCTGCTGATGTTCCTCTATACCGAGGTGATCGGCATGATCGCGGTCTTCTATACCGGCACCGGATCGCCCTTTGTCTATCCGATCTTCATCGCCATCACCGCGCTGGCCCGGCTGATCGTGCTGCAGGGCAAGGACATGGCGCCGGACAAGATCCTGTTCGAAGCGGGCGCCATCCTGCTGCTCGCGGTGGCCGCCGTGATCCTCACGCGCGCGGGCAGGGCTTGA
- a CDS encoding phosphoribosyltransferase family protein, which translates to MTIEKHYISANSLLEDSYRLAMKVIESGYQPTHIVGIWRGGAPVGIAVQELLEYHGVDADHIAIRTASYYGIDQQSKDVRVYALGYLIDTLSPEDRLLVVDDVFDSGKSIRAFIHELAAKCRYNMPHDWRIATVYYKPSRNQTDMTPDFFVHETEQWLVFPHEIVGLSVDEIRAHKPGAAIILGE; encoded by the coding sequence ATGACCATCGAAAAGCACTACATCTCTGCCAATAGCCTGTTGGAAGACAGCTATCGCCTGGCCATGAAGGTGATCGAAAGCGGGTATCAGCCCACGCATATCGTGGGCATCTGGCGCGGCGGCGCGCCGGTGGGCATCGCGGTGCAGGAGCTGCTCGAATATCATGGCGTGGATGCCGACCATATCGCCATCCGCACCGCCAGTTATTACGGCATCGACCAGCAGAGCAAGGACGTGCGCGTCTATGCCCTGGGCTATCTCATCGATACGCTGAGCCCCGAGGACCGGTTGCTGGTGGTCGACGACGTGTTCGACAGCGGCAAGTCGATCCGCGCGTTCATCCATGAACTCGCCGCCAAGTGCCGCTACAACATGCCGCACGACTGGCGGATCGCGACGGTCTATTACAAGCCCTCGCGCAACCAGACCGACATGACGCCGGACTTTTTCGTCCACGAAACCGAGCAATGGCTGGTCTTCCCGCACGAGATCGTGGGGCTGAGCGTCGATGAAATCCGCGCGCACAAGCCGGGGGCGGCGATTATCCTGGGGGAATAG
- a CDS encoding adenosine deaminase gives MTPDQRDAYIARLPKAELHLHIEGSLEPEMLFELAQRNKVAIPFASVEEIRQAYNFSNLQDFLDIYYQGMAVLLTQQDFYDLTWAYLERAHADHVRHVEIFFDPQGHTERGVAFADVITGIADALADGEKQWGITSRLIMCFLRHLDEAAAEATLDEAIPYLDKIAGVGLDSSEVGHPPSKFRNVFARARSLGLKLVAHAGEEGPPEYVHEALDILGVDRIDHGNRALEDAGLVSRIAGEGMTLTVCPLSNLKLCVIDEIGQSPVARMLDAGIRATVNSDDPAYFGGYVNANYRAIASALDLSRDQLKTLAANSFIGSFLPEEAVAHLLAEIDHHDAHFA, from the coding sequence ATGACACCCGATCAGCGTGACGCCTATATCGCCCGCCTGCCCAAGGCCGAACTGCACCTGCATATCGAAGGCTCGCTGGAGCCCGAGATGCTGTTCGAACTCGCACAGCGCAACAAGGTCGCGATCCCTTTCGCCAGCGTCGAGGAAATTCGCCAGGCCTATAATTTCAGTAATTTGCAGGACTTTCTGGATATCTATTATCAGGGCATGGCGGTGCTGCTCACGCAGCAGGATTTCTACGACCTGACCTGGGCCTATCTGGAGCGCGCGCATGCCGACCATGTCCGGCATGTCGAGATTTTCTTCGACCCGCAGGGCCATACCGAGCGCGGCGTAGCCTTCGCGGATGTCATTACCGGCATTGCCGACGCGCTGGCCGATGGCGAGAAGCAATGGGGAATCACCTCGCGGCTCATCATGTGCTTCCTGCGCCATCTCGATGAGGCGGCGGCCGAAGCGACGCTGGACGAGGCGATCCCCTATCTCGACAAGATCGCGGGCGTGGGTCTCGATTCCTCCGAGGTCGGGCATCCGCCCTCGAAGTTCCGCAACGTTTTCGCGCGCGCCCGGTCGCTGGGGCTCAAGCTGGTCGCGCATGCGGGCGAGGAGGGGCCGCCCGAATATGTCCACGAGGCGCTCGACATCCTGGGTGTCGACCGGATCGACCATGGCAACCGCGCGCTGGAGGACGCAGGCCTGGTCTCGCGGATCGCGGGCGAGGGCATGACGCTCACCGTCTGCCCGCTCTCCAACCTCAAGCTGTGCGTGATCGACGAAATCGGCCAGAGCCCGGTCGCCAGGATGCTCGATGCCGGCATCCGGGCCACGGTCAATTCGGACGATCCGGCCTATTTCGGCGGTTATGTGAACGCGAATTACCGCGCCATCGCCTCAGCGCTGGACCTCAGCCGCGATCAGCTGAAAACGCTGGCGGCCAACAGTTTCATTGGCTCGTTCCTGCCCGAAGAGGCGGTTGCGCATCTGCTGGCCGAGATCGACCATCATGATGCGCATTTCGCCTGA
- the gpmA gene encoding 2,3-diphosphoglycerate-dependent phosphoglycerate mutase codes for MPQLVLIRHGQSQWNLENRFTGWWDVDVTEKGAEEARAAGRLMRDKGLDFDIAFTSLQTRAIKTLNLALEEMQRLWLPVEKDWRLNERHYGGLTGLDKAETAAKHGDEQVHIWRRSFDIPPPPLEAGSEFDLSKDRRYAGIAIPNTESLKDTIERVLPYWESRIAPELKAGKRVIISAHGNSLRALVKHLSGIADDAITSLEIPTGQPIVYQLDDNLAEVERYYLSER; via the coding sequence ATGCCGCAGCTTGTCCTTATCCGTCACGGCCAGTCGCAATGGAATCTGGAGAACCGCTTCACCGGCTGGTGGGATGTCGACGTGACCGAAAAGGGCGCGGAGGAAGCGCGCGCGGCCGGACGGCTGATGCGCGACAAGGGGCTCGATTTCGACATCGCCTTCACCTCGCTGCAGACCCGCGCGATCAAGACGCTCAACCTGGCACTCGAAGAAATGCAGCGGCTATGGCTGCCGGTCGAGAAGGACTGGCGGCTCAACGAGCGGCATTATGGTGGCCTGACCGGCCTCGACAAGGCCGAGACCGCAGCCAAGCATGGCGACGAGCAGGTGCATATCTGGCGCCGCAGCTTCGACATTCCGCCGCCGCCGCTTGAGGCCGGATCGGAATTCGATCTGTCGAAGGACCGCCGCTATGCCGGCATCGCGATCCCCAACACCGAAAGCCTGAAGGACACCATCGAACGCGTGCTGCCCTATTGGGAAAGCCGGATCGCCCCCGAACTGAAGGCGGGCAAGCGCGTCATCATCTCGGCACATGGCAATTCGCTGCGCGCGCTGGTTAAGCATCTGTCGGGCATCGCCGATGATGCGATCACCAGCCTGGAAATCCCGACCGGCCAGCCGATCGTCTATCAGCTCGACGACAATCTCGCCGAAGTCGAACGCTATTATCTCAGCGAGCGCTGA
- a CDS encoding cytochrome P450 has translation MPGPGSLDHIPGEDGLPILGVTLKMLADPEKFGNEMRAKYGPVYRTNAFGRRQVALFGAEANELVLFDRDKVFSSEQGWGPVLNLLFPRGLMLMDFDHHRADRRALSIAFKPGPMRHYAEKLNEGIAARVNEWANRDILFYSEIKKLTLDLAATSFLGIPWGPEADKINTAFVDMVQASIGVVRRPLPFTKMGRGVAGRKFLVDYFTPEVQKRREQQGPDMFSQFCRATRDDGSLLTTDEVVDHMNFLMMAAHDTITSSASSLIWLLARHPEWQDKIRAELLEHAPAGTPMPYDSLPNLELTEMAFKEALRLIPPVPSTPRRALKDFEFGGYRIPAGTPVSISAAYTHKQEEHWPEPHRFDPMRFTAEATRNRHKYAWVPFGGGAHMCLGLHFAYMQIKVLLHHVLSQHRIVTEPGYAPEWQAWPIPQPKDGLKVRFERI, from the coding sequence ATGCCGGGACCGGGCTCGCTCGACCATATTCCGGGTGAGGACGGCCTGCCGATCCTGGGCGTGACGCTGAAGATGCTCGCCGATCCGGAGAAGTTCGGCAACGAGATGCGCGCCAAATACGGCCCGGTCTATCGCACCAATGCCTTTGGCCGCCGCCAGGTCGCGCTGTTCGGCGCGGAAGCCAACGAGCTGGTGCTGTTCGACCGCGACAAGGTGTTCTCTTCCGAACAGGGCTGGGGTCCGGTGCTCAACCTGCTCTTCCCGCGCGGCTTGATGCTGATGGATTTCGACCATCACCGTGCCGACCGCCGCGCCCTGTCGATCGCCTTCAAGCCCGGTCCGATGCGCCATTATGCCGAGAAGCTCAACGAGGGGATTGCGGCGCGGGTCAATGAATGGGCGAACCGCGACATTCTGTTCTATAGCGAAATCAAGAAGTTGACGCTTGATCTTGCCGCGACCTCTTTCCTTGGCATCCCTTGGGGCCCCGAAGCGGACAAGATCAACACGGCCTTTGTCGACATGGTCCAGGCATCGATCGGCGTGGTGCGCCGTCCGCTGCCCTTCACCAAGATGGGCCGGGGCGTGGCCGGACGGAAGTTCCTGGTCGATTATTTCACGCCCGAGGTCCAGAAGCGCCGCGAACAGCAGGGCCCGGACATGTTCAGCCAGTTCTGCCGCGCCACCCGCGACGATGGCAGCCTGCTCACCACCGATGAGGTGGTCGATCACATGAACTTCCTGATGATGGCCGCGCACGACACCATCACCTCGTCGGCCAGCTCGCTGATCTGGCTGCTCGCGCGCCATCCCGAATGGCAGGACAAGATCCGCGCCGAGCTGCTCGAGCATGCGCCTGCAGGCACGCCGATGCCCTATGATTCGCTGCCCAATCTCGAGCTGACCGAGATGGCGTTCAAGGAAGCGCTGCGGCTGATCCCGCCGGTGCCCTCGACCCCGCGCCGTGCGCTCAAGGATTTCGAATTCGGCGGCTATCGCATCCCGGCCGGCACCCCGGTCAGCATCAGCGCCGCCTATACCCACAAGCAGGAAGAGCACTGGCCCGAGCCGCACCGGTTCGATCCGATGCGCTTCACCGCAGAGGCGACCCGCAACCGCCACAAATATGCGTGGGTGCCGTTCGGCGGCGGCGCGCATATGTGCCTGGGGCTGCACTTTGCCTATATGCAGATCAAGGTGCTGTTGCATCACGTGCTCAGCCAGCATCGCATCGTGACCGAACCGGGCTATGCCCCCGAATGGCAGGCCTGGCCGATCCCGCAGCCCAAGGATGGCCTGAAGGTGCGTTTCGAGCGAATCTGA
- a CDS encoding MsnO8 family LLM class oxidoreductase, with protein sequence MIRFSLLDQSVRFADIPASAALDATLEAARLADRLGYHRLWVSEHHASRFLCGSAPEILIAAMGAQTRRIRLGSGGVMLPHYSAYKVAEQFSVLSNLYPGRIDLGVGRAPGGEMRVAARPIRAASAELSRVPATGS encoded by the coding sequence ATGATCCGTTTTTCGCTCCTCGACCAATCGGTGCGCTTCGCCGATATTCCCGCCAGCGCCGCATTGGACGCAACGCTTGAGGCAGCGCGGCTGGCCGACCGGCTGGGCTATCACCGCCTCTGGGTGTCAGAGCATCACGCCAGCCGTTTCCTGTGCGGCAGCGCGCCCGAAATCCTGATCGCAGCGATGGGCGCGCAGACCCGCCGCATCCGGCTGGGTTCGGGCGGCGTCATGCTGCCGCACTACAGCGCCTACAAGGTCGCCGAACAGTTCTCCGTGCTGAGCAACCTGTACCCCGGACGCATCGATCTGGGCGTCGGGCGCGCGCCGGGTGGCGAAATGCGCGTCGCGGCTCGCCCTATCCGCGCCGCATCCGCCGAGCTTTCGCGAGTTCCCGCAACAGGTAGCTGA
- a CDS encoding LLM class flavin-dependent oxidoreductase produces the protein MAKCASRLALSAPHPPSFREFPQQVAELAGYFDGSLTEPRLSPEPAGDVPIWILGTSPDSAMLAGALGLPYALALFINPHADPSLTDLYRRNFRPSAQLAEPYVMLATTAFACDDAERAELLRKNYFLNIARLLGGGTQPAVSPEDSRDMGFTEREAMIVGAQARIAAFGTPDTVRARVLALVDAFGADEVMISCNAYHQHDRLRAIELFAESLALADAA, from the coding sequence GTGGCGAAATGCGCGTCGCGGCTCGCCCTATCCGCGCCGCATCCGCCGAGCTTTCGCGAGTTCCCGCAACAGGTAGCTGAACTTGCAGGATATTTCGACGGCAGCCTGACCGAGCCGAGGCTCAGTCCCGAGCCGGCGGGCGATGTACCCATTTGGATCCTGGGCACAAGCCCGGACAGCGCGATGCTGGCTGGCGCGCTGGGGCTGCCTTATGCGCTGGCGCTGTTCATCAACCCGCATGCCGATCCCAGCCTGACCGACCTGTATCGCCGCAACTTCCGCCCCAGCGCCCAGCTCGCTGAGCCCTATGTGATGCTGGCGACCACAGCGTTCGCCTGCGACGATGCCGAACGGGCCGAGTTGCTGCGCAAGAACTATTTCCTCAACATCGCGCGCTTGCTGGGCGGGGGCACCCAACCGGCCGTGTCGCCCGAGGACAGCCGCGACATGGGCTTTACCGAGCGCGAGGCGATGATCGTCGGGGCACAGGCGCGCATTGCCGCATTCGGTACGCCCGATACGGTCCGCGCCAGGGTGCTGGCGCTGGTCGACGCTTTCGGTGCCGATGAGGTCATGATTTCGTGCAATGCCTATCACCAGCATGACCGCCTGCGCGCGATCGAGCTGTTCGCCGAGAGCCTTGCCCTGGCCGATGCGGCCTGA
- a CDS encoding RNA pseudouridine synthase codes for MPSAVPDFCAADALPFMDGEALVIDKPAGLPVSQPRRGGRSLEDFLPTLRFGFRREPQPVHRLDQDTSGCLLLARNVKALKRYGAAFESGVVTKVYWGVVEGLVAEQGGTIDLALAKISSAAEGWRIVPDTGGKRAVTHWRHLAVVQGRTLIEFRPETGRTHQIRVHALHGLGHALVGDPVYGKVDPAGLMLHAASLTIPRGGKPAIEARATMPERFLKLGFAVPEDIDA; via the coding sequence ATGCCGTCTGCCGTACCCGATTTCTGCGCCGCCGATGCGCTGCCGTTCATGGATGGCGAGGCGCTTGTCATCGACAAGCCAGCGGGCCTGCCGGTCAGCCAGCCCCGGCGCGGTGGCCGCAGTCTAGAGGATTTTCTGCCCACCTTGCGCTTCGGCTTTCGGCGCGAGCCACAACCCGTGCATCGGCTCGATCAGGATACGTCGGGCTGCCTGCTGCTGGCGCGCAACGTCAAGGCGCTCAAGCGCTATGGTGCAGCGTTCGAGAGCGGCGTGGTGACCAAGGTATATTGGGGGGTGGTCGAGGGGCTGGTAGCGGAGCAGGGCGGCACCATCGACCTGGCGCTCGCCAAGATCAGCAGCGCGGCCGAAGGCTGGCGGATCGTGCCCGACACTGGCGGGAAGCGCGCCGTAACGCACTGGCGGCATCTGGCGGTCGTGCAGGGCCGGACGCTGATCGAGTTCAGGCCGGAGACGGGGCGGACCCACCAGATCCGCGTGCATGCGCTGCACGGGCTGGGCCACGCTCTGGTCGGCGATCCGGTTTATGGCAAGGTCGATCCAGCCGGGCTGATGCTGCATGCCGCCAGCCTGACAATCCCGCGCGGCGGCAAGCCGGCGATCGAGGCCCGCGCGACCATGCCCGAACGCTTCCTGAAGCTGGGCTTTGCCGTGCCGGAGGATATTGATGCCTGA
- the arfB gene encoding alternative ribosome rescue aminoacyl-tRNA hydrolase ArfB, which produces MPDINIPDHAIVSERFITASGPGGQNVNKVATAVQLHVNIFALGLPPLVYSRLRALAGSRINQDGELVIQARSHRTQEANRREARERLAALLAEAYDLPAVRAKSRLNRVGKTERLAGKKNRSTIKKNRGRVSFD; this is translated from the coding sequence ATGCCTGATATCAATATTCCTGATCATGCCATTGTTTCAGAACGCTTCATCACCGCATCCGGTCCGGGTGGGCAGAATGTCAACAAGGTCGCGACGGCAGTTCAGCTGCACGTCAACATCTTCGCGCTGGGGCTGCCGCCTCTGGTCTATAGCCGGTTGCGGGCGCTGGCGGGCAGCCGGATCAACCAGGATGGCGAGCTGGTAATCCAGGCGCGCAGCCATCGCACGCAGGAGGCCAATCGGCGCGAGGCGCGCGAACGGCTGGCCGCCTTGCTCGCCGAGGCCTATGATCTTCCTGCCGTGCGCGCCAAATCGCGCCTCAACCGCGTCGGCAAGACCGAGCGGCTTGCGGGCAAGAAGAACCGCTCCACCATCAAGAAGAACCGCGGTCGCGTGTCCTTCGACTGA
- a CDS encoding GAF domain-containing protein, translating into MYAFDIDPNAPKSQLYDDLHSAAMALVAGEPDGVANMANVAALIGQFLPGLNWAGFYRMVDGGLVLGPFVGKPACIRIALGSGVCGTAAASGETQLVADVHAFPGHIACDAASQSELVVPVIHEGQVTHVIDLDSPHLSRFDEEDRAGIERLARSLAGRI; encoded by the coding sequence ATGTACGCATTTGATATTGATCCCAACGCTCCCAAGTCGCAGCTTTATGACGATCTGCATTCGGCGGCTATGGCGCTGGTCGCGGGTGAGCCTGATGGCGTTGCGAACATGGCCAATGTCGCCGCGCTGATCGGGCAATTTCTCCCCGGCCTCAATTGGGCGGGCTTTTACCGGATGGTCGATGGCGGGCTGGTACTGGGTCCGTTCGTAGGCAAGCCTGCCTGTATCCGCATCGCGCTGGGCAGCGGCGTGTGTGGTACGGCAGCGGCGAGCGGCGAGACTCAGCTTGTCGCCGATGTCCACGCCTTTCCCGGGCATATCGCCTGCGATGCTGCCAGCCAGTCCGAACTGGTGGTGCCGGTCATCCACGAGGGACAGGTGACGCATGTCATCGATCTGGACAGCCCGCATCTGTCCCGGTTCGATGAAGAGGATCGTGCGGGGATCGAACGGCTGGCGCGCAGCCTTGCGGGACGGATTTAA
- a CDS encoding RcnB family protein, translating to MKSRAFASMRHAAMAASLLAVAGMALPAQAAESPMKKTASGWFDFKAGSALNGSTVVRPGYGMRFPVGAPAYVRPFRGFILPRVWVAPSYYIANWQGYRLPRPAQGFGWSRYYDDAVLTDRNGRVFDTVQGVNWQAAPGTATTVVQQTYSPDYDPYNYDNSLLLGNDDVLEGTHWVRGPADTAGVDYDPSLPPPPPPAYSGMDERAFLEACRRDSGLGGAAIGAAAGGLAGNRIAGRGNRTGGTLIGAGVGALAGMVIDKAEDRERCKRLLAAETAGGYGTSYAPPPPVNYAGDYDPAFLEACRRDNGLGGAAVGAAVGGLAGNRIAGRGNRTGGTLIGAGVGAIAGMVIDKAEDRERCKRLLAQQGVAPGQPGGYPPPPPGYYYYYPPPIVTTITITPGSCNCNETVVVTEDVPVHHSPVVQHRSKNVRVYRK from the coding sequence ATGAAGAGCCGCGCCTTTGCTTCCATGCGTCACGCCGCGATGGCCGCCAGCCTGCTTGCCGTTGCCGGCATGGCGCTGCCCGCTCAGGCCGCCGAATCGCCGATGAAAAAGACCGCTTCGGGCTGGTTCGATTTCAAGGCCGGCAGTGCGCTCAACGGCAGCACCGTGGTGCGCCCCGGCTATGGCATGCGTTTTCCCGTCGGTGCACCGGCTTATGTCCGCCCCTTCCGTGGCTTCATCCTGCCGCGCGTCTGGGTGGCCCCCAGCTATTACATCGCCAATTGGCAGGGGTATCGCCTGCCGCGCCCGGCCCAGGGCTTTGGCTGGTCGCGCTATTATGACGATGCCGTGCTGACCGACCGCAATGGCCGGGTGTTTGACACGGTCCAGGGCGTCAACTGGCAGGCCGCGCCGGGCACCGCCACCACCGTGGTGCAGCAGACCTATTCGCCCGATTACGACCCCTATAACTATGACAACAGCCTGTTGCTGGGTAATGACGATGTGCTCGAGGGCACGCATTGGGTGCGTGGCCCCGCCGATACCGCCGGTGTCGATTATGATCCCAGCCTTCCGCCGCCTCCGCCGCCGGCTTATTCGGGCATGGACGAGCGCGCGTTTCTGGAGGCATGCCGCCGTGACAGCGGCCTCGGTGGAGCGGCGATCGGTGCCGCTGCCGGAGGCCTTGCGGGCAACCGCATCGCCGGGCGTGGCAATCGGACTGGCGGCACGCTGATCGGCGCGGGCGTGGGTGCGCTGGCCGGTATGGTCATCGACAAGGCAGAGGATCGTGAACGCTGCAAGCGCCTGCTCGCGGCAGAGACTGCGGGCGGCTATGGCACCAGCTATGCGCCGCCGCCTCCTGTGAACTATGCAGGCGATTATGATCCCGCCTTTCTGGAAGCCTGCCGCCGCGACAACGGTCTGGGCGGCGCAGCGGTCGGCGCAGCGGTTGGCGGTCTTGCGGGCAACCGGATTGCCGGTCGCGGCAACCGCACCGGCGGTACGCTGATCGGCGCGGGCGTCGGGGCGATCGCCGGCATGGTGATCGACAAGGCCGAGGATCGCGAGCGCTGCAAGCGCCTGCTGGCGCAGCAGGGCGTCGCTCCGGGCCAGCCGGGGGGTTATCCGCCGCCGCCTCCGGGCTATTATTATTACTATCCGCCGCCGATCGTCACCACCATCACGATCACGCCGGGAAGCTGCAACTGCAATGAAACGGTTGTTGTGACCGAGGACGTGCCGGTGCATCACAGCCCGGTGGTCCAGCACCGCAGCAAGAATGTGCGCGTCTACCGCAAGTGA
- a CDS encoding phosphotransferase, with product MQAFPTRAEDISRDWLQGQLDAAGVLDGAHIAAMDSTPIGTGQVGDTVRIALSYDRPAPGAPRSIAAKLPSRDATSRTTAAHFKLYLREVNFYARVAPLISMRVPQVFTALIDDAGCDFILLFEDLGPAQAGNQLAPCTPEQARAAICQAALLHASTDGLPVLDEDWLQGDPAARDWIIQAYPGAQAVFRERYAGQIEPEYLEVCELLAEHCATWFHFTPSTRCIMHGDFRLDNMLFDIRGGAEPIALVDWQTCVTGGGTSDLGYFLGTGIGTQLRRVHEDALIDLYCAEMTRLGVPRDRAAIWDDYRIGALSGLSTAVFSAAFVERTERGDANFLSMARGACSLAIDHDSIGALLRNAEKQAETMGC from the coding sequence ATGCAGGCATTTCCGACGCGCGCGGAGGATATCAGCCGCGACTGGTTGCAGGGGCAGCTGGACGCAGCGGGCGTTCTGGACGGCGCGCATATCGCGGCGATGGACTCGACGCCGATCGGGACCGGACAAGTGGGCGATACCGTCCGGATCGCGCTCAGCTACGACCGCCCTGCCCCTGGCGCACCGCGCTCCATTGCCGCCAAGCTGCCTTCGCGCGATGCCACCAGCCGCACGACCGCAGCGCATTTCAAGCTGTACCTGCGCGAGGTAAATTTTTACGCGCGTGTCGCGCCGCTGATCTCGATGCGCGTGCCCCAGGTGTTCACCGCGCTGATCGATGATGCCGGATGCGATTTCATCCTGCTGTTCGAAGATCTCGGCCCGGCTCAGGCGGGCAACCAGCTGGCCCCCTGCACGCCCGAACAGGCGCGTGCCGCCATCTGCCAGGCGGCGCTGCTGCATGCCTCGACTGATGGTCTGCCGGTGCTCGACGAGGACTGGCTGCAAGGGGACCCGGCCGCGCGCGACTGGATCATCCAGGCCTATCCCGGCGCGCAGGCCGTTTTCCGCGAACGCTATGCCGGGCAGATCGAACCCGAATATCTGGAGGTGTGCGAGCTGCTGGCCGAGCATTGCGCGACCTGGTTCCATTTCACGCCCTCGACACGCTGCATCATGCATGGTGATTTCCGGCTCGACAACATGCTGTTCGACATTCGTGGCGGCGCTGAGCCGATCGCGCTGGTCGATTGGCAGACCTGCGTCACGGGCGGCGGCACCAGCGATCTGGGCTATTTTCTGGGTACCGGTATCGGCACGCAATTGCGGCGCGTGCATGAGGACGCACTGATCGACCTGTATTGCGCCGAGATGACCCGGCTGGGGGTACCGCGCGACCGCGCCGCGATCTGGGACGATTATCGCATCGGCGCGCTGTCTGGCCTGTCGACCGCGGTTTTCAGCGCCGCCTTTGTCGAGCGGACCGAGCGCGGCGATGCCAATTTCCTGTCGATGGCGCGCGGCGCGTGCAGCCTGGCGATCGACCATGACAGCATCGGCGCACTGCTGCGCAATGCAGAAAAACAAGCGGAGACAATGGGATGCTGA
- a CDS encoding DUF1465 family protein: MESVQSPFTAKLVESLYIEAMVLADEARSYFELTPREQGLGEQDDIRIDMSCESLRVTTRLMHSIAWLLNQKAFFAGELSEHQLRSRSRSLGKCSTSDPFVVTRLPVEAQRLVHETQHLLDRLIRLERSLEADRLGFAEVQAMHPMVHQMQARLASELA; the protein is encoded by the coding sequence ATGGAAAGCGTTCAATCCCCCTTCACTGCCAAGCTGGTCGAGTCGCTCTATATCGAGGCGATGGTCCTTGCCGACGAGGCGCGCTCCTATTTCGAGCTGACCCCACGCGAACAGGGGCTGGGCGAGCAGGACGATATCCGCATCGACATGTCATGCGAGTCATTGCGCGTGACCACCCGGCTGATGCACTCGATCGCCTGGCTGCTGAACCAGAAAGCGTTCTTCGCCGGCGAGCTTTCCGAACATCAGCTCCGCAGCCGCAGCCGCTCGCTCGGCAAATGCAGCACCAGCGATCCGTTCGTGGTGACGCGTCTTCCCGTCGAGGCGCAGCGTCTGGTCCACGAAACCCAGCACCTGCTGGATCGGCTGATCCGGCTGGAACGGTCGCTCGAGGCGGACCGGCTTGGCTTTGCCGAGGTGCAGGCCATGCACCCGATGGTTCACCAGATGCAGGCCCGGCTCGCCAGCGAACTGGCCTGA
- a CDS encoding DUF465 domain-containing protein produces MTEEEVRQKLVSLRIEHRDLDHAIVALSNGGTPDMLQLARLKKRKLMLRDQIAILEDYLIPDIIA; encoded by the coding sequence GTGACAGAGGAAGAAGTCCGGCAGAAGCTGGTCTCATTGCGCATTGAGCATCGCGATCTCGACCATGCCATTGTCGCGCTCAGCAATGGCGGAACGCCGGACATGCTGCAGCTTGCCCGGCTGAAGAAGCGCAAGCTGATGCTGCGCGACCAGATCGCGATACTGGAAGACTATCTGATCCCCGACATCATCGCCTGA
- a CDS encoding YdcH family protein has translation MLNDSHTEALKAKHAGIERMIHDEERRPAPDTALIAKLKKQKLRIKEEISLH, from the coding sequence ATGCTGAACGACAGCCATACCGAAGCCCTCAAGGCCAAGCATGCTGGTATCGAACGGATGATCCACGACGAAGAGCGCAGGCCGGCACCCGACACTGCGCTGATCGCCAAACTCAAGAAGCAGAAACTGCGTATCAAGGAGGAAATCAGCCTGCACTGA